The following proteins are co-located in the Trichomycterus rosablanca isolate fTriRos1 chromosome 14, fTriRos1.hap1, whole genome shotgun sequence genome:
- the tma16 gene encoding translation machinery-associated protein 16: protein MPKALKGKNAAEKKVVHPYSRKAAYMNRAAIRQDRKEKLKGEKAQRLNLIREKLLWFQSRLTPEKSEYSKAEACEIVERYLHRFDGELEQIELANSIKGRQGRLHGSREAVVRQIMERERAQYDGNGFEIPDIINAKHLKTFREWNGDLKKLPNIKFRKVSAKGLENAHSKEEEPEEEFEEEPEEEPEEDEAAPDSDEDV, encoded by the exons ATG CCGAAAGCGTTGAAAGGGAAAAACGCGGCGGAGAAGAAGGTGGTTCATCCGTACAGCCGGAAGGCCGCGTACATGAACAGAGCCGCTATCAGACAGGACAGGAAAGAGAA ATTGAAAGGCGAAAAGGCTCAGCGATTAAATCTGATCA GGGAGAAGCTTCTGTGGTTCCAGAGTCGGCTGACCCCCGAGAAGTCCGAATACTCCAAAGCAGAGGCGTGCGAGATCGTCGAGAG GTATCTGCACCGGTTCGACGGCGAGCTGGAGCAGATCGAGCTGGCCAACAGCATCAAGGGGCGGCAGGGGCGGCTGCACGGCTCCAGAGAGGCCGTCGTGAGGCAGATCATGGAGCGGGAGAGGGCGCAGTACGACGGGAACGGGTTCG AGATCCCGGATATAATCAACGCCAAGCATCTGAAGACCTTCAG GGAGTGGAACGGTGACCTGAAGAAGCTGCCCAACATCAAGTTCCGCAAGGTGTCCGCCAAAGGCCTGGAGAACGCCCACAGTAAAGAGGAGGAACCTGAGGAGGAATTTGAGGAGGAACCTGAGGAGGAACCTGAGGAGGACGAGGCAGCTCCCGACTCTGATGAAGATGTATAA
- the med28 gene encoding mediator of RNA polymerase II transcription subunit 28: MASSMGGMFPGQQPPPQQQQQQQQQQPPPQQQQQQQQQQAPGVLPPPGSAAPGPRAGGNTLVDELEASFEACFASLVSQDYVNGTDQEEIRTGVDQCIQKFLDVARQTECFFLQKRLQLSVQKPEQVEKEDISELRSELQRKEMLIQKHMNKIHHWQQVLEDINVQHKKPTEIPQGPLAFLEQASASLPAPGKPN, encoded by the exons ATGGCGTCTTCCATGGGCGGTATGTTCCCGGGACAACAGCCTCCTCCtcagcagcaacaacaacaacaacaacaacaaccaccaccacagcaacaacaacaacaacaacaacaacaggctCCGGGTGTTCTGCCTCCCCCGGGCTCCGCAGCACCGGGACCCAGAGCAGGAGGGAACACGCTAGTGGACGAGCTGGAGGCCTCTTTTGAA GCATGTTTTGCATCGTTAGTGAGTCAAGATTACGTGAACGGGACGGATCAGGAAGAAATCagaacag GGGTTGACCAGTGCATCCAGAAGTTTCTGGACGTCGCCAGACAGACGGAATGCTTCTTCCTTCAGAAGAGGCTGCAGCTTTCGGTACAGAAACCCGAGCAGGTGGAAAAAGAG GACATTTCTGAGCTGAGGAGCGAGCTCCAGAGGAAGGAGATGCTGATCCAGAAGCACATGAACAAGATCCACCACTGGCAGCAGGTTCTGGAGGACATCAACGTCCAGCACAAGAAGCCCACGGAGATCCCTCAGGGGCCGCTGGCCTTCCTGGAGCAGGCCTCGGCCAGCCTGCCGGCCCCCGGCAAACCCAACTGA